The Flaviflexus equikiangi genome contains the following window.
GACCCGACAGATCTGGACTTCTTGACTTCGTCTCTCGTTGTCAAAGACACGCGAAACTCCTAACGCCCTGAAGGCGGACTGGCATCGTGCCAGCCCGCCGTCAGGCTATTGAATGGATTGCGAGAGCAGACTACTCGGTGACGATTGCATCGATGGCCGGAAAGACGCGGGACTGGAGGTCGTCGGAGATCGGGGCGTTGCCGCCGCCGGCGGCCGTGGCGGCCTGCTGACCCTCGTCGGATGCCATGTAGGAGAGGTAGCCCTTGACGTTCGCGGCTTCCTGGGCGTCCTCGTACTCGGTGCACGCGACGATGTAGGAGATCATGACAACCGGGTATGCGTCGGCGATGGAGCCGTCCCGCTTGAGATCCACCGTGAGGATGAGGTCCGTCGCGTCCGCGGTCGGCTCAGAGCCGTCGACGATCGCGGCCGCAGCCTCGGGTGAGTACGCGAGGAACTCGCCGTTGACCTCGACGTTGGCGGCCGGAAGGTCACCGATCTGGGAGGCGTCAGCGTAGGTGATGGCACCCTCGGTCTGGGCGGTCAGGTCGACGACACCGCTCGTCTTCTCTGCGGACTGGGTGCCCGAGATCGGCCACGCATCAGCAGCCTCGTACGGCCATGCCTCGTCACCGGCGGCCTCGATGATGTACTGGACGAAGTTCTCGGTCGTGCCGGAGTCATCGGCGCGGTTGACGGGGACGATCTCGAGATCGGGCAGCTCGACGCCCTCGTTGTCGGCGGCGATCGCCTCATCGTTCCAGTTCGTGATCTCACCGGAGAAGATGGCGGCAACGTTGGCGGCGGACAGGTTGAGGCTGTCGACACCCGGCACGTTGTAGGCGATGGCGATGGGAGAGATGTAGAGCGGAAGCTCCACGATGTCGGAGCCGCAGCGCTGAGCGGCCGCCGCGAGCTCTTCCTCATCGAGGATCGAGTCGGTGCCGGCGAACGAGACGGCCCCGCCGATGAACTGCTCGCGGCCCGTGCCCGACCCGGTCGGGTTGTAGTTCACGGTCACACCGAAGTCAGCGGAGAAGTTGTCGCGCCATGCCTGCTGGGCGTTCGCCTGGGAGGAAGCGCCCGATCCGTTGAGGGAGCCGGAGACGCCGAGATCTGCGATCGGGGTGGGAAGCTCGGATGATCCGCCGGCTTCGGTCGAAGCCTCGTCGTCCGCGGTCTCCTCTTCGGTCTGCTCGTCAGTCGCGTCTGTCGTGACGTCCGGGGTTTCCTCGCCTTCCGAGGTATCGGAGCAGGCGGCGAGAGTGACGGCAAGGGCACCGGCGAGTGCGAGCGATGCGGCCTTGCGAGAACGGGTGATGTTCACAGTGGATTCCATCCTTCAGATAGTGGGTGGAGCGCGGGGCTCCGGACCGAGATCAACGCTAGGCGCGGATGGTGACCAACAAACCCGTTCGAGGTTAACGAACGGTGAACGGTTATGTGATGCGGGACACAGGCGGGTGGTTCCTTCTCGACTTTCTAGGTCAAAACGGACGGACGCACTTTTTCCAGGGCGACGATGTGCGCCTTGTGCCCCTTGCGCTGGGAGACGTGCGCGATCAGCACCTCCCCGGTCTTCAGCCAGGGATCAGTTGTCGGAACCTGCTTGATGATGGCATGCGGAGCCCTGTTCTGGAAGGCTTCCACGATCGTCGGAAGCGTGGGCCGGTGGGCGCACACGGCAACGGCAGAATCGTTCTTCCGCAGGAGCTGATCGATGAGCCGGTAGACGGGGCGGGGCTTCTTCTCGTGGGCGGACTCGGTGAGTTCGTCCCGCTCCTCGATCTCCACGCCCACTGCCTTCGCGAACGGCCGCATGGTCGCCATGCACCGTTCCCACGGGCTCGACACGACCCTGGTCACGCCGTACGAGGACAGGAGTGGGATGAGCTCTTTCGCATGCTTCGCACCCACCGCAGTCAGCGGGCGGGTCTCTTCGGGGCCCTTCCCGCCTTTCCATGCGGAGCGCTTCATGGCCCGCGAATGCCGCACGACGAGGAGCGTCCACGTCGACAGCTTGTCATCCGCGTGCTGGTCCATGAGCTTGCCCAGCAGGTCTCGATCCGACTCCTGGGAGAGCATCCCGAAGGCCTTCTTCGACGACACCCACCGCACGTCGTCGATCTCGCTGCGCTTCGCGGGAGATACGGCTGGCCGCACTCGGTAGACAGCGGAATCGGTCGACAGCGGACATCCCACCCAATAGTGGGTGATCTTCTTCCTCCCATCGCCCAGCCGATAGGCCACTTTGCCGAGGGGCTGGCCGAGGGAGATGGCGACACCCGTCTCCTCCTCCACTTCACGCACGGCAGCGACCTGGACGTCTTCACCGTTGTGGAGCTTCCCCTTCGGGATCGACCAGTCGTCATAGCGCGGCCGGTGCACGAGGAGCACCTCGACATCCCGGCCCCGGCGGCGCCACACGAGGGCGCCCGCCGCGAGGACATCAGATCTCAACTCTTGACCTTCGACCGTGCCTTAGCCATGAGGTATTCCTGAATGTCGATGAGCCGTTCCCCGTTCTTGTCCGTATCGACCCGCCTCCAGCCTTCCGGCTCGAGATGCCAGGAGGCCGTCGTGTCTGCCGTCGCCATCTCCAGCAGCTCGATGAGGTGCGCGCTGTGCGCAGGATCGGAGATCTTGATGAGAGCCTCGACGCGACGATCCAGGTTCCTGTGCATGAGGTCCGCGGAGCCGATGAAGACATCCGGATCCCCCTCGTTGCAGAACGCGAACACACGGGAGTGCTCGAGGAAGCGCCCGAGGATCGACCGGACGGTGATGTTCTCGGACAGGCCTGGAATCCCGGCCCGCAGGGCACAGATGCCGCGAACCTGGATCGCGACGGGGACACCCGCCTGGGAGGCGCGGTAGAGCGCGTCGATCGTGGTCTCGTCGACAAGGGCGTTGACCTTCATCTTGATCCACGCCTCCTTGCCCGCCTGCTTATTGGCGATCTCGCGATCGATCCGCTCGAGCAGGCCCGGCCGCACCGTGCGAGGGGCCACCAGGAGGCGATGGAACTTCGTCCGCGGAGCATAGCCCGACAGCTGGTTGAAGAGTCTCGTCAGATCCTGCCCGACATCGCGGTTGGATGTGAGGATTCCCAGATCCTCGTAGCCTCGCGCCGTCTTCGGATGATAGTTGCCGGTGCCCACGTGGCAGTAGCGCCGCAGGCCGTCCTCTTCCTGGCGCACGACCAGGCAGATCTTGCAGTGCGTCTTCAGGCCCACGATTCCGTAGACCACGTGGACGCCGGCACGCTCCAGCTTCCGAGCCCACTCGATATTGGCGGCCTCATCGAAGCGCGCCTTGATCTCGACAATCGCCAGGACCTGCTTGCCGGCCCGCGCGGCCTTGATGAGGGAATCCACGATGGGAGAGTCACCCGAGGTGCGGTACAGGGTCTGCTTGACGGCGAGAACCTTCGGATCAGCGGCCGCCTGGGCGATAAACTGCTGGACGGAGGTGGAGAACGACTCGTAGGGGTGGTGGAGGAGGATGTCCTGCTCCCTGATGGCGTCGAAGAAGTTCGTCGGGGTGGACGACTCCACCTCCGCCAGGCCCTTCGGCGTGACGGGAACGAACTTCTTGTACTTCAGCTCCGGCCGATCCAGATCATGGATGACGTTGAGCCCCGTCAGGTCGAGCGGCGTCGGCAACCGGTACACATCCGAGTCTCGGACGCCGAGCTCCCGCACGAGCAGATTGAGGACATGGTTGGAGATCCCCTCCGCGACCTCGAGCCGCACCGCGGGACCGAAGCGCCGCCTCGTGAGCTCCTTCTCGAGGGCCGTCAGCAGGTTCTCGGCATCGTCTTCCTCGACCTCGACGTCTTCATTGCGTGTCACCCGGAAGGTGTCGTATTCGACGACCTCCATCCCCGGGAACAGAGCATCGAGATGGGCACCGATGACCTCTTCGAGCGGCACGTAGGCCGTATGCCCGCCGACCGTGGGAACATCCTCAGGCCGGTAGGGGCGCCCGTTGACATCGACGGCGATGAAGCGCGGGAGCAGCGGAGGAACCTTGACTCGCGCGAAATGCTCCTTGCCCGTCTTCGGGTTCCGCACGACGACCGCAAGATTGAGGGAAAGGCCGGAGATGTAGGGGAACGGGTGGGCGGGATCGACCGCGAGCGGGGTGAGCACCGGGAAGATCTGGCTGCGGAAGAACTTGCGGAGCCGATCGTGCTGGCTCTCGTCGAGCTGACCCCAGTGCAGGATGTCAATGCCCTCCTCGGCCAGCTTCGGCTTCACATCCTCCGAGAACACGCGAGCATGGCGATCCATGAGCTCGTGGGCACGCACGGCGATGCCGTCCATGACCTGCCGGGGAGACAGCCCCGCCACGGACTGCACTGCCAGCCCGGTTGCGATGCGCCTCTTCAACCCGGCAACTCGAACCATGAAGAACTCGTCGAGGTTGGAGGCGAAGATCGCAAGGAACCAGGCGCGTTCGAGCAGCGGCAGGCTCAGATCTTCAGCCTGTTCGAGGACCCTCTCGTTGAAGGCCAGCCAGGACAGTTCACGCTCCGCAAATCTCCCGTCCGGAAGGTCGGTCTCACCGTCATCGTCGCTCTGCTCGGCCTGCTCCGCGAGCGACGAGATGGGGACGGGAGAACCCGTCCGCGCAGCCGCCTGTATTCTGGCGCGCCGAGCAAGCTCGTCCTCCGTGTCGTCAACAGCATCCATTTCGGTTTCGAAATCGACAACATCGTCCGCGTCGTTCAGTGCCGCGTTGAGCTCACTATCCATATCGTTATCCTCCCACGTCACACCGGACGGAGAAATCCGTCCCACACTTTAGGCCAACTCGTATTGAATGTCGCGGCGCGCCACGTCGAAACCCGCCCGAGCATACGTCGCCAAGGCCGCTTCGTTATCGCCCTCCACATAGAGCATGGCAGTCGAAGCACCGCCCTCACGAAGATCGGCCAGGCAGTGCCGGGTGAGCCAGCCGCCCAAGCCCCTCCCCTGCCACTCCGGATCGATTCCGAGCACATAGAGCTCAGCAGGATCGCGCTTGAGCCAGTAGAAGCCGACCACGTCATCTCCCGCAACGGCGAGCGTGATCTCGCCGCCGCTGGCGGGAATATCGTCCGCCGTCATCGCACCCTGCTCGGGGTGATGCGCGAAAGCGCGAGCATTCACCGCGACCAGATCCTCAGCATCACGATCCGTATAGGGCCGCAGCGAGACATCGCCGCGCGCTTCTGGACGACCAGCATCCTGCAGGAGGGTCGAGAGCTGGCGCAGCTCGCGGACCGGGGCGAGGCGCGTGCTGGCCGCGAGCGCCTGCGCCGCGGGAAGATTGCCGTGCGACCACAGTCTCATCGGCGATACCGTCTGGGAGACGTGCTCGACGAGGTGCCTGCCGAGACCCTGATCGCGGTGGTCGGGGTGGACTGCCAGTTCACTGCCCTCCTTGCCCATGCAGGCAAGTGCGATCAGTCGATCCTCGTACATCGCCATGTAGCGCGCCGGACGGTCTTCGCGAACATCACGGTGGGAGGCTTCACCGAAAGCCTCCACACCGTCATGCTGTTCGACAAGAGCGGCGAACTCCGTGAAAGCATCGACCGGTGGTCGAGCTGTCGAGATCCGCATCAGTCGAGACGCCCATCGTCGAATGCGGCGGCGCCAAGAGTGAGCTCCTTCGCCGTTTCCAGCAGAGCGTCGTTGCGCCGCGTCACGTGGGTCGCAAGGTCGTGATTATCGGACGAGATCCACACGGCATCGAGATCACCGAGGACACCCGCGAAGGCACCCGAATCCGAGAGGAGCTCCGTGAAGCCCTCCGCGCCGGCTCCCGAGAAGACAGCATCCCATCGCTCCCGGATATCGGCGGGAGTCCATGGGAGCTCCTGTCCGTTCTCCTCGGCTATGGCCTGGCTTGCCGCGAAGCGGCGAGCCACATCTGCCGGTTCCCGGCGGATCCATTCCCGCAGGAGATATCCCCGCCACAGCACCCCGCCGAGCGTATCGGAGGGTGCGCGAACCCAGGCTTCAGCAACGAGATCGATGCCCTCTTCGTCGAGGAGCTCAAGGATCCGCTCACGAACATCATCATCGATGTTCTGCCGCGATGAGGTTGGAACGAGGGCTTGGGCTGCAGCATGGGCGATCTCGGAGATCTGGGCAGGATCCGGCTCGCCCGTGAGGTATTCGACCTGCTCCGGATCAATCTGGGCCGGCCTGCGTGGACGCTTGTTCATGATGTCCTCCCTCATTCGAAAGTTGAGTTTCTTTATTGTCCCTCATCACAGCCCGCGTATTCAGGACCTTCGCGAAGCATTTGAAGTGCTAGGATATTTTCGGTTCCGCAAGGAGCTGTGGGCCTCTAGCTCAATGGTAGAGCTCCGGACTTTTAATCCGTAGGTTGTGGGTTCGAATCCCACGGGGCCTACCCCCGTTTTCCCCGGTCTGTCACTGACAGGCCGGGGAAAGCTCTTTCTACCCGCTGCTCGGCGGAACGCTGTTTTGAAGCGGATATGACAATGCCAGTGGGCCGGAATCCGACCCACTGGCATTTGTCACGCTAAGGCTTAGCGCCTACGCGATGCTCCACGGTTGGACACACCGAGGTAGAGCGAGATGAGGACGATGGCGAGAACGATGGAGACGATCCACT
Protein-coding sequences here:
- a CDS encoding NUDIX hydrolase, whose amino-acid sequence is MRSDVLAAGALVWRRRGRDVEVLLVHRPRYDDWSIPKGKLHNGEDVQVAAVREVEEETGVAISLGQPLGKVAYRLGDGRKKITHYWVGCPLSTDSAVYRVRPAVSPAKRSEIDDVRWVSSKKAFGMLSQESDRDLLGKLMDQHADDKLSTWTLLVVRHSRAMKRSAWKGGKGPEETRPLTAVGAKHAKELIPLLSSYGVTRVVSSPWERCMATMRPFAKAVGVEIEERDELTESAHEKKPRPVYRLIDQLLRKNDSAVAVCAHRPTLPTIVEAFQNRAPHAIIKQVPTTDPWLKTGEVLIAHVSQRKGHKAHIVALEKVRPSVLT
- the mshD gene encoding mycothiol synthase; the protein is MRISTARPPVDAFTEFAALVEQHDGVEAFGEASHRDVREDRPARYMAMYEDRLIALACMGKEGSELAVHPDHRDQGLGRHLVEHVSQTVSPMRLWSHGNLPAAQALAASTRLAPVRELRQLSTLLQDAGRPEARGDVSLRPYTDRDAEDLVAVNARAFAHHPEQGAMTADDIPASGGEITLAVAGDDVVGFYWLKRDPAELYVLGIDPEWQGRGLGGWLTRHCLADLREGGASTAMLYVEGDNEAALATYARAGFDVARRDIQYELA
- a CDS encoding RNA degradosome polyphosphate kinase; the encoded protein is MDSELNAALNDADDVVDFETEMDAVDDTEDELARRARIQAAARTGSPVPISSLAEQAEQSDDDGETDLPDGRFAERELSWLAFNERVLEQAEDLSLPLLERAWFLAIFASNLDEFFMVRVAGLKRRIATGLAVQSVAGLSPRQVMDGIAVRAHELMDRHARVFSEDVKPKLAEEGIDILHWGQLDESQHDRLRKFFRSQIFPVLTPLAVDPAHPFPYISGLSLNLAVVVRNPKTGKEHFARVKVPPLLPRFIAVDVNGRPYRPEDVPTVGGHTAYVPLEEVIGAHLDALFPGMEVVEYDTFRVTRNEDVEVEEDDAENLLTALEKELTRRRFGPAVRLEVAEGISNHVLNLLVRELGVRDSDVYRLPTPLDLTGLNVIHDLDRPELKYKKFVPVTPKGLAEVESSTPTNFFDAIREQDILLHHPYESFSTSVQQFIAQAAADPKVLAVKQTLYRTSGDSPIVDSLIKAARAGKQVLAIVEIKARFDEAANIEWARKLERAGVHVVYGIVGLKTHCKICLVVRQEEDGLRRYCHVGTGNYHPKTARGYEDLGILTSNRDVGQDLTRLFNQLSGYAPRTKFHRLLVAPRTVRPGLLERIDREIANKQAGKEAWIKMKVNALVDETTIDALYRASQAGVPVAIQVRGICALRAGIPGLSENITVRSILGRFLEHSRVFAFCNEGDPDVFIGSADLMHRNLDRRVEALIKISDPAHSAHLIELLEMATADTTASWHLEPEGWRRVDTDKNGERLIDIQEYLMAKARSKVKS
- a CDS encoding phosphate ABC transporter substrate-binding protein PstS, translated to MNITRSRKAASLALAGALAVTLAACSDTSEGEETPDVTTDATDEQTEEETADDEASTEAGGSSELPTPIADLGVSGSLNGSGASSQANAQQAWRDNFSADFGVTVNYNPTGSGTGREQFIGGAVSFAGTDSILDEEELAAAAQRCGSDIVELPLYISPIAIAYNVPGVDSLNLSAANVAAIFSGEITNWNDEAIAADNEGVELPDLEIVPVNRADDSGTTENFVQYIIEAAGDEAWPYEAADAWPISGTQSAEKTSGVVDLTAQTEGAITYADASQIGDLPAANVEVNGEFLAYSPEAAAAIVDGSEPTADATDLILTVDLKRDGSIADAYPVVMISYIVACTEYEDAQEAANVKGYLSYMASDEGQQAATAAGGGNAPISDDLQSRVFPAIDAIVTE